The following coding sequences lie in one Rutidosis leptorrhynchoides isolate AG116_Rl617_1_P2 chromosome 6, CSIRO_AGI_Rlap_v1, whole genome shotgun sequence genomic window:
- the LOC139851736 gene encoding ethylene-responsive transcription factor ERF017-like, which yields MSDHECSLHDEQKYKGVRKRKWGKWVCEIRLPNSRERIWLGSYDCPKKAAKAFDAAAYCLRGNSAKLNFPDQPPNIPGGRTFSPSRIQAAAAQFANSHQICSHQCSETPSSRSVSDTVPTETYASTSSNYMVYDDTNNVRDYGIFPGFDDYFMRPPPIESPRYSEYEEDNSSDFSQDLSYNLWNF from the coding sequence ATGAGTGATCATGAGTGTTCTTTACATGATGAGCAAAAATACAAAGGTGTTCGAAAGAGAAAATGGGGAAAATGGGTGTGCGAGATTCGATTGCCTAACTCTCGTGAGCGAATTTGGTTAGGCTCCTATGATTGTCCGAAAAAGGCTGCTAAAGCTTTTGATGCAGCCGCTTATTGTCTACGAGGCAATTCTGCCAAACTTAATTTTCCAGACCAGCCGCCTAATATTCCAGGAGGGAGAACTTTTTCTCCCTCGAGAATACAAGCAGCTGCTGCTCAGTTTGCCAACTCACATCAAATTTGTTCACATCAATGCTCAGAGACTCCGTCATCACGATCAGTGTCTGACACAGTTCCCACAGAGACGTACGCCTCCACTAGTAGTAATTATATGGTATATGATGATACCAATAATGTGAGAGACTATGGCATATTTCCAGGCTTCGATGATTATTTCATGCGGCCACCACCAATTGAATCTCCGAGGTATTCTGAGTACGAAGAGGATAATTCAAGCGACTTCTCGCAAGACCTTTCGTATAACCTTTGGAACTTTTAA